From a region of the Bombus terrestris chromosome 8, iyBomTerr1.2, whole genome shotgun sequence genome:
- the LOC100648056 gene encoding UPF0488 protein CG14286, translating to MPPKPRTNAKKPTANKKNAEPKLADSASVGAETNSGLSQEAEDQFEVELCWCIQQLEMCLGTGKLPERQAHDLNKNINILKSNTAPLIRKRQIMRNTLGNYREKMALDEQKFGKTASSIKFISPPSENRKCVFVRKAASASTKEKQAVTHPLNFSEKCINIDNVQNVFRFNFEVKE from the exons atgcCTCCAAAACCTAGAACG AATGCTAAGAAGCCGAcagcaaataaaaaaaatgcagAACCAAAACTAGCAGATTCAGCTAGCGTTGGTGCAGAAACTAATAGTGGTTTGAGCCAGGAAGCTGAAGATCAATTTGAAGTAGAATTATGCTGGTGTATTCAACAATTAGAAATGTGTTTGGGCACTGGAAAGCTTCCTGAGAGGCAGGCACATgacttaaataaaaatataaatattctaaaaagtaATACTGCACCTCTGATAAGAAAGAGGCAAATAATGCGTAACACTTTAGGGAATTACAGAGAAAAAATGGCTTTGGACGAGCAAAAGTTTGGCAAAACAGCATCTTCTATTAAGTTTATATCTCCGCCCAGTGAGAATAGGAAATGTGTATTTGTAAGGAAGGCTGCTTCTGCATCTACGAAAGAAAAACAGGCTGTGACACATCCTTTGAACTTTAGTGAAAAATGTATCAATATTGACAATGTACAAAATGTATTTCGATTTAATTTTGAGGTTAAGGAATAA